gTTTAAATAACCTTTTATGTAGTgaatttaaaaatgaattagcttaagttttatttttttttaattttatctcaaaagttttcgatttggATCAAATATACTCGTGACATCTAaggttttaaaaaatttaagactcATGTAacaataatacatgaaaattatgcttgatttgcttgtgctgaGAGTTGATCTCAtgaaattattgttgaattggtctttaattttttgaaaaattagccgtcagaaatatatttgatacaaatcgaaaatttttgggacaaaattgaaacaaaataaaatttagagatatttttaaaatttttactaaatttcaaggacaaaaaatatactttaccctaaCGAATTTTATTAGAAAgattaattattctgttggtctCTATAATTTcgtgaaattttcaattaggtctctgttcataccctgacccaatgATAAGGCCCAGGTCCCAACAAAAGGCCCAACCCAAAAGGGTTGAGCCTCACCTTGTACCGACCTCTTCCCTACGAAGTCGGTTCTTACCACGACTAACCCTAAAGAAGTCGGGGACGAAGATTAGCTGGTAGATAatcactcattcaaatgagtaactacccctaaaatctctctacccacttccaggagccatatctcaacctccctaagataaagggacggttatccacctcAAAAGGCGGAACTACTTCAGCGGTAGTTAtgggttcaccactataaatacactggcaCCTCTCGGGTATCTCagaagcccaatactctctagacctattttacccctttgctGACTttggcatcggagtgtctttgcaggtaccaccccccattctcCCTTACACAATTCGGACGGGGGTCTCGGAGCACAAACCCACTTGGACGTTTCACCGTTCAGACGATTGGGCCAGCCAAACTTGTCCAAcccattaatctccggttacccatcgtaacattggcgccgtgatgattggatttttgacggtttagaatttcactaataaaatctcgttgtaaagtatagtttctaaaccaaacaataatcctttcatacaaaaagttatttgtcactagtacaaacccctaaaatttataaaccgaagtattcaaacctcgggtcgttctccctaagaattacaataaagtgtattgttattgattatgagttattttggggttttggataagaggcatgaaagtaaatgacaatgaaaataaactaacaactaacaaagctcttggcaagatgtgagaactagaaatcctatcctagttacctttctcaattgtgatgagaattgttcattgctaccacttagttaacctctaactatggagggaagtcaagtggatgaatcaatttgaatCCTCAAGCCCTAATCAtctcctaaaggaatgactagctttagaggtattcaaattaattagcaacttctaattatcaatcaacaaaggaattagataactcaagagtcactaattactctccctaggccaagaggaacaaaacctacactatatctagaagagacatttcatcaaacacatagagtgcaatacaagtaaacattattaaatgcaagaattaaaggaatctacaactacaaaaacaagagatcaacaatagaaaagtaATGAAGAACAATtcttatgaattacctcttattgaattgaaagaaaatggaagtagcaatagtagatctacaacaaagtataagagcaatataaaggaaattacaacaaaggagtagaagaatgatgaatgtaacaacaatgaattggaaagtagaagtagaaggaaaCTAAGAtaaaaacctagatctaagaactaaacctaatcctaattctagagagaagtgagagcttctctctctaaaactctaaactaatcctaagtatATTCTATATTAGACTTAGATGATTCATTCCTTTATTGATTCatgccttccccttaatccttcatccttttattcctttcccttagcaattggcgccaaaaatgggttcagaaaccctctcaaatcgccaggcacgtgttgcattaatgaggtcatgtgctgtcatcgacgcgtgcgcgcacggtacacGTGCGTGTGCATGGcctagatcaattctttggctttttgtgcttctctccacttgcatgctttcttccttgctcccttgattCATGCCTaacctatttcatcctgagattactagcaaacacatcaaggcatcttatggaatcaaagaggaactagaattcatcaaaataaggcttaaaaagcatgtttttacaattaagcgcaaatacgggagagattacaaaaccatgccaattcataggttaaatgcgagaaaaggttatcaaaatactctaaattcaacacaagatgaaccctaaaaatggggtttatcaacctccccacagttaaaccttagcatgtcctcatactaaaataagaaggaactaaggggtatgacatttattgaatgcaactaaactatatgaatcctatctaaatgcaattatctaagcaaatagaaatgcttagttcaaacaagtcaattcccaagagagcatgtgtaagcacaagagctaggcaataggaattaagtccaaaccacaattgtattgaattatcaaaaagagttcaagcttgtaagaatatagataatatgggtgaacacatgtgattgaacttttgaaccctcaccggatgtgtatccgctctattcactcaagtgtttaagggttaatccactcaattctcttctaatcatgttttccaaaatttgattttcttctaacaatcaacacttatttaatgcatgcatacattcatcatgaggtctttcatttaggttgtaatggggttagggtcaaggtaagatcatttatggttaagtggctaggatttgaatctttgattagcatagactctcccacctaactatataatgacctatacaagttcaaactattctaactacccattcttcacttttgttcttacatattcatgcattctatttttttagttcataacacttatgcattaattcctttttattgaatttcaccttggggcattttgtcccctttttattattttttcctttttctttctttttctattattatatttttttctttttctattcttttgtttttctcgttttcacttttatttctttttcttttcatttttttcctttttcttccaaactatacacaagagcatcaatgcataaggtctctaCATTTAaccaatacatgagtatgtacccaattcctaaacatgaaagtgtactaccctttttatcccatccaatgttcccaagcctcaccaactttgaataataaacactctcactagcctcggctaatcaaagatccaaacaaggacttttcattggttttctgccttgggcttgtaatgtgctaaaatgagaataagttggttaatcgtaggctcaaattggctaacaaaagaatataaaagggttggctatttggataagtgagctaatgaaatgatggcctcaatcatataaatgcataaatacaagaaataaatggacatatagaatcaagcaaatcaaggatcataatcatagaaagagaacaatttcacacaagaatggaagataagtggttataaaatgtaaccacatcaataggctcaagtctcacaagcttgtgctcttagttcaatacatgcttcacaaagtatgaaattcaagcaagtttcaccaaaaataaattttctttcaatcaattgggttaatgctctatatttaaacttcttgaaaaatctcaatgtttgactaagcattgttgtgattgaaaaatccaaaaatttccttagtttaccctttccttttgcttaaaaccaatttcttatgcaaaaagggtgactaagtttttgcaattcaaagtatgatttctaaagaaagatatgcaaaaatgtataaagaaaaatccaactaaaagtatgaaatctaAAGATATCCACAAGCatcaaaagcatcaaaatatctaaaatccaaaataagcagtaaaGGTGTCCAAAACAAACtcaaaatgcatcaaaatatatacaataggTATGCAAAgtgagaataagttggttaatcgtaggctcaaattggctaacaaaggaatataaaagggttggctatttggataagtgagctaatgaaatgatggcctcaatcatataaatgcataaatacaagaaataaatggacatatagaatcaagcaaatcaaggatcataatcatagaaagagaacaatttcacacaagaatggaagataagtggttataaaatgtaaccacatcaataggctcaagtctcacaagcttgtgctcttagttcaatacatgcttcacaaagtatgaaattcaagcaagtttcaccaaaaataaattttctttcaatcaattgggttaatgctctatatttaaacttcttgaaaatctcaatgtttgactaagcattgttgtgattgaaaaatccaaaaatttccttagtttaccctttccttttgcttaaaaccaatttcttatgcaaaaagggtgactaagtttttgcaattcaaagtatgatttctaaagaaagatatgcaaaaatgtataaagaaaaatccaactaaaagtatgaaatctaAAGATATCCACAAGCatcaaaagcatcaaaatatctaaaatccaaaataagcagtaaaGGTGTCCAAAACAAACtcaaaatgcatcaaaatatatacaataggTATGCAAAgtgagaataagttggttaatcgtaggctcaaattggctaacaaaggaatataaaagggttggctatttggataagtgagctaatgaaatgatggcctcaatcatataaatgcataaatacaagaaataaatggacatatagaatcaagcaaatcaaggatcataatcatagaaagagaacaatttcacacaagaatggaagataagtggttataaaatgtaaccacatcaataggctcaagtctcacaagcttgtgctcttagttcaatacatgcttcacaaagtatgaaattcaagcaagtttcaccaaaaataaattttctttcaatcaattgggttaatgctctatatttaaacttcttgaaaaatctcaatgtttgactaagcattgttgtgattgaaaaatccaaaaatttccttagtttaccctttccttttgcttaaaaccaatttcttatgcaaaaagggtgactaagtttttgcaattcaaagtatgatttctaaagaaagatatgcaaaaatgtataaagaaaaatccaactaaaagtatgaaatctaAAGATATCCACAAGCatcaaaagcatcaaaatatctaaaatccaaaataagcagtaaaGGTGTCCAAAACAAACtcaaaatgcatcaaaatatatacaataggTATGCAAAGTAAGATAACTATGAGAGTAGCCGAAAAGTTCAACGGTccccaaataatgctaccggtgccctccccacacttaagatcaagcatcgtcctcgatgctaaaccggaggatcagtgggaggtacaacggtaggctctggctgtggctgtgGGACTGGCTCCGCATGAGTCAGAGCCGTCTCTGTGGTGTCTGGGGCATCTGGAGGAGCAGCCTGCTGAGTCGGTGCCCccgcatcctcctcctgatgatcctgctcatcggaggccggagaATCGAGAAGCGGAGGTAACTCAGCACCCAGAGAAATAAGCgcctggtccatccgatctAATCGGCGTCTGACATGGAGTCTCTCTCACTCTAAAAACCGGAATAGACGCTGGACCAGTAAGTAGGTGGTCTCAGGTGCTGCAGGTGGAACTGTCGATGATGAGGGGGCTGCTGTAGTAGAGGAAGATGGTGCTGCTGTAGGGGCTGACTGTCCGGCTGTCCCCACTACCGCTCTAGCCCTGGAACGGCGTCTAGCTGGCAGCCTCTCGTGTACCCAACCACCCCAAGGAATAGTAATCTCTCTGTCATCTGCATCAGGCGGTGGTGGTAACACATCGTCATCTGACCAAGGGACCTCGGCTAGGGCagccatactcgtgaccaaagtaggaaatggaagtaggccacgaatatgcgcccgccacatgCACTGCCGGATGAGCCGCGGAAAATAGACATCCTTCCCCTCCATGACACACCCAATCAGCAGAAGCATCTCCATGGGGATCTCAGAGAAGTGAGTGGTAGGCAAGACGTAGTGGCCaaagatcatctgccaagtcctgGCCTCTCTAATCAAGTGAGCGAATAGCATCCCCTTAGGCTTGGTATTGTTTGCATCCATAACCCATGTAGCCTCTGGTAGACCAATCACGCTCCTCAGTGCCTCGTAATCAAAAGTCATGCTGTGTATGGCCAACTCGGCCTGCTGATGGGCGCAAGTGCCATCAGGAATATGTCGGCACTGCAAAGCCTCCTCTATGGCCGTCTCAGTGATCATGATCTCTCTACCCCTCAACTGGACCGAATCCAAAgtcggacggaagaagttgcaataaaattccttcacccaagataTGTTGATATCCCCCAAATCTCGGTCAACAAAGTCTATACCCAACTCAAGGATCCGACTAGTAATGGCCCGTCGGACATCATTGGGGAGAACAAGCTTCTTCTCGGTGTTTAGTTTTGTTGTCCGATACTTAGAAAGTCGAAGCTCACAGTAGAGATTAGGGAACTTGGTTGGGTCAGTAGAAGGTAACAGCTGATTTTTCCTTTCTTCGTCATTTAGaggattcttagcataattcTTGTAGATGGAGGGAATAGAGGGTGTAgagtgttttcttttcttggaagaGGTGGCTATAGCCTatcctttatccgacatcctgaaaaagaaATATAATGGAATATAAGCAATAAAGTATGTAGCACAAAGC
The Arachis stenosperma cultivar V10309 chromosome 7, arast.V10309.gnm1.PFL2, whole genome shotgun sequence genome window above contains:
- the LOC130939210 gene encoding uncharacterized protein LOC130939210 translates to MITETAIEEALQCRHIPDGTCAHQQAELAIHSMTFDYEALRSVIGLPEATWVMDANNTKPKGMLFAHLIREARTWQMIFGHYVLPTTHFSEIPMEMLLLIGCVMEGKDVYFPRLIRQCMWRAHIRGLLPFPTLVTSMAALAEVPWSDDDVLPPPPDADDREITIPWGGWVHERLPARRRSRARAVVGTAGQSAPTAAPSSSTTAAPSSSTVPPAAPETTYLLVQRLFRFLE